The following proteins are encoded in a genomic region of Maribacter hydrothermalis:
- the egtB gene encoding ergothioneine biosynthesis protein EgtB, protein MVSTDTLVDFFMETREHTEVICKPLEIEDYVVQPIIDVSPPKWHLGHTTWFFEEFILKTYDKSYHIFDTDFSFIFNSYYETVGKRVVRADRGNLSRPSVKKVYEYRHYVTKAMNKLLASNNDQKLLEVLEIGIHHEKQHQELLLTDIKYILGNNPLLPKYSDTFEEFTITRHPQNWINISEGIYEIGHNSTEFCFDNELGRHKVYLNDYQISNNLITNAEYLEFIKADGYKRFDLWHAAGWDWVRQNQVKAPLYWHKIDGIWHYYSLNGLTEVELKAPVTHVSYFEAFAFAQYKGCRLPTEFEWEVAQKFFNWGQRWEWTESAYLPYPNYKKVDGALGEYNGKFMVNQKVLRGSSIATPSKHARHTYRNFFPTELKWQFTGIRLAI, encoded by the coding sequence ATGGTCAGTACAGATACGCTCGTAGATTTCTTTATGGAAACTAGAGAGCATACCGAGGTTATTTGCAAACCTCTAGAGATTGAAGATTATGTGGTACAACCTATCATTGACGTCTCACCTCCAAAATGGCACTTAGGTCATACTACCTGGTTTTTTGAAGAATTTATTCTTAAAACCTATGATAAATCATATCACATATTTGATACTGATTTTTCATTTATATTCAATAGCTACTACGAAACCGTTGGTAAACGTGTTGTTCGTGCCGATCGCGGCAATCTATCTAGACCATCTGTAAAAAAGGTTTATGAATATCGACATTATGTCACTAAAGCAATGAACAAACTGCTTGCTTCAAATAATGACCAAAAGCTGCTAGAGGTTCTTGAGATAGGAATCCATCACGAAAAACAACATCAAGAATTACTGCTTACCGATATTAAATATATTCTAGGGAACAACCCGCTTTTACCCAAATACTCTGATACTTTTGAAGAATTTACTATTACAAGACACCCTCAAAACTGGATAAATATTAGCGAAGGTATTTATGAAATAGGTCATAATTCTACAGAATTCTGTTTTGATAATGAATTAGGAAGACACAAAGTATATCTTAATGATTATCAAATATCAAACAATCTAATTACCAACGCCGAATATCTTGAATTCATAAAAGCAGATGGGTACAAACGTTTTGACCTTTGGCATGCAGCCGGATGGGACTGGGTTCGGCAAAACCAAGTGAAAGCTCCATTGTACTGGCATAAAATAGACGGCATTTGGCATTATTATAGTTTAAACGGTTTAACTGAAGTTGAGTTAAAGGCACCTGTAACACATGTTTCTTATTTTGAAGCATTTGCTTTTGCACAATACAAAGGTTGCCGACTACCAACGGAATTTGAGTGGGAAGTTGCACAGAAATTTTTTAATTGGGGACAACGTTGGGAATGGACAGAAAGTGCCTATCTCCCCTACCCAAACTATAAAAAAGTAGATGGTGCATTAGGCGAATACAATGGTAAGTTCATGGTCAACCAGAAAGTACTTAGGGGAAGCTCCATAGCTACACCTAGCAAACATGCCAGACATACTTATAGAAATTTTTTCCCAACAGAGTTAAAATGGCAATTTACAGGAATAAGGTTAGCCATATAA
- a CDS encoding 2TM domain-containing protein, producing MFSRNKNTSKLDLEQHELLENAQKRIKQKKRLYTHFVVFLVGSVFLILINKILKYGQEYNWFVWAITFWGFLFVLHIFNVFITNKFMGNDWERSQREKLVAKQKKRIAEMEKEIEQDIKLPTSIEPEPKKRLF from the coding sequence ATGTTTTCTAGAAATAAAAATACCTCCAAATTAGACTTAGAGCAACATGAGCTATTAGAGAACGCGCAAAAAAGAATTAAGCAAAAGAAACGTCTTTATACACATTTTGTCGTCTTTTTAGTTGGCAGTGTTTTCTTAATATTAATCAATAAAATATTAAAATACGGTCAAGAATATAATTGGTTCGTATGGGCAATTACCTTTTGGGGTTTTCTGTTTGTTCTTCATATTTTCAATGTTTTTATCACCAATAAATTCATGGGTAATGACTGGGAACGTTCTCAACGAGAGAAATTAGTAGCTAAGCAAAAGAAACGCATTGCTGAAATGGAAAAAGAAATTGAACAGGATATAAAGCTACCTACATCAATAGAGCCTGAACCTAAAAAAAGACTGTTTTGA
- the murI gene encoding glutamate racemase, giving the protein MDKRPIGIFDSGIGGSSIWGEIEELLPNENCIYLADSKNAPYGEKPKEQIVKFSVKNTEFLLSQGCKIIVVACNTATTNAIDFLRTSYEVPFIGIEPALKPAAINSKSKIVGVLATKGTLSSSLFHSTTKNHAAGITVLEQSGTGLVELIESGNLESAELYQLLESYIMPMLDKGMDYLVLGCTHYPYLIPILKKMLPSNVMIIDSGQAVARQTKMVLDKNNLLNMSPEQGIHQFYTNGDKKILEAILKNVTANNTVSLKDF; this is encoded by the coding sequence ATGGATAAACGGCCAATAGGGATTTTTGATTCTGGAATTGGAGGCTCTTCTATTTGGGGTGAAATTGAAGAACTGTTACCTAATGAAAATTGTATTTATTTGGCTGATAGCAAAAATGCGCCTTATGGCGAAAAACCAAAAGAGCAGATTGTTAAGTTTAGTGTAAAAAATACTGAGTTCTTATTGTCCCAAGGATGTAAAATTATTGTTGTTGCCTGTAATACGGCTACAACCAATGCCATCGATTTTTTAAGAACTAGTTATGAGGTTCCATTTATTGGTATAGAGCCTGCATTAAAACCGGCAGCTATTAACTCTAAGTCAAAAATTGTAGGGGTATTGGCAACCAAAGGAACCTTATCAAGTAGTCTGTTTCATAGTACAACAAAAAATCATGCTGCCGGAATAACTGTTTTGGAGCAAAGTGGCACCGGCTTGGTTGAGTTGATAGAATCTGGTAATCTCGAAAGTGCAGAATTGTATCAACTTCTAGAAAGTTATATTATGCCTATGCTTGATAAAGGAATGGATTATTTGGTGTTAGGGTGTACTCATTACCCATATTTAATTCCAATATTAAAAAAGATGTTGCCTTCTAATGTAATGATTATCGACTCTGGCCAAGCGGTGGCTAGGCAAACAAAAATGGTATTGGATAAAAATAATTTATTAAATATGTCACCCGAACAGGGAATACATCAATTTTACACAAATGGAGATAAAAAAATTCTGGAGGCTATTTTAAAAAACGTAACGGCCAATAACACCGTTTCACTTAAAGATTTTTAA
- a CDS encoding electron transfer flavoprotein subunit alpha/FixB family protein codes for MSVLVYTESEKGKFKKNALEVASYASAVAKMMGTTVTAIAFNSTENESLGEYGVSKVLHIKDETFNTFNAGDYAATIAQAVKSTDAKLVILSSSTDTKYLAPLLAAKLTAGYAPNVVAAPESITPFMVKRTAFSNKGFAHTQIDTDVKIVGVSNNAFGAHENKTAITVEEISGSKDDKKNDTKSVDIDKVVGKATIADADIVVSAGRGLKGPENWGMIEELANVLGAATACSKPVSDLGWRPHGEHVGQTGKPVASNLYIAIGISGAIQHLAGVSASKTKVVINNDPEAPFFKAADYGIVGDAFEVVPELIEKLKDFKAQNG; via the coding sequence ATGTCAGTCTTAGTATATACAGAATCAGAAAAAGGAAAGTTTAAAAAGAACGCTTTAGAAGTAGCTTCTTACGCTTCGGCAGTTGCTAAAATGATGGGCACTACTGTAACCGCGATAGCATTTAATAGCACAGAAAATGAATCTTTAGGAGAATATGGAGTATCTAAAGTACTTCATATAAAAGATGAAACTTTTAATACGTTTAATGCAGGCGATTACGCTGCAACCATTGCACAAGCGGTTAAAAGCACAGATGCTAAGCTTGTAATTTTAAGTTCAAGTACCGACACTAAATATTTAGCCCCTTTATTGGCCGCTAAACTAACCGCAGGTTACGCACCTAACGTAGTAGCAGCTCCAGAAAGCATTACTCCGTTTATGGTTAAAAGAACTGCCTTTAGTAATAAAGGATTTGCACATACTCAAATAGATACCGATGTTAAAATCGTTGGCGTTTCCAATAACGCCTTTGGAGCACACGAAAACAAAACAGCTATTACGGTCGAAGAAATTAGTGGATCTAAAGATGATAAAAAGAACGATACTAAATCTGTAGACATAGATAAAGTTGTTGGTAAAGCTACTATAGCAGATGCCGATATTGTCGTTTCTGCAGGTAGAGGATTAAAAGGTCCTGAAAATTGGGGCATGATCGAAGAACTTGCAAATGTTCTGGGTGCAGCAACCGCATGCTCGAAACCAGTTTCTGACTTGGGATGGAGACCTCATGGAGAGCATGTTGGTCAAACTGGTAAGCCAGTGGCAAGTAATCTATACATTGCTATCGGAATCTCTGGGGCTATTCAACATTTAGCAGGTGTTAGTGCATCTAAAACAAAAGTTGTTATCAATAATGACCCTGAAGCACCGTTTTTTAAGGCTGCTGATTACGGAATTGTTGGTGATGCATTTGAAGTAGTTCCTGAATTGATTGAAAAATTAAAGGATTTTAAAGCGCAAAACGGGTAA
- a CDS encoding aminotransferase class V-fold PLP-dependent enzyme — protein MEKIRKEFPVLRKGIYANTAVYGLLYDSLIDWRQEHDLDFLLDGSDMREQSLKVISDTRSTAGKFFNCKRENVALISNFSTGLNILLEGLNTKKKVLLLENDYPSLNWSFEKRGFDVAYISMTADLEERIKEKIGSQNIDVLALSLVQWLNGFAIDLDFLKNLKKQNPNLIIMVDGTQFCGSASFDFDNSGIDVLGASAYKWLLAGYGNGFMLFSDRVKKEFSINNIGFNAADGDFNKKDTIRFAKQFEPGHLSSLIFGSLKYSLDFFERIGMDKITEHNQKLSEKAKTEFQKLGLLSHEIVNRKKHSTIFNIKADEATFQKLKDNDVYCAQRGDGVRLSFHLYNTVEEIESIVKILKTKR, from the coding sequence ATGGAAAAAATTAGAAAAGAATTCCCAGTTTTACGTAAAGGTATTTATGCGAACACCGCAGTGTATGGGTTGTTATACGATTCTTTGATAGACTGGCGGCAAGAGCACGATTTAGACTTTTTGTTAGATGGTAGCGATATGCGAGAGCAATCCTTAAAAGTAATCTCAGACACACGTTCTACAGCGGGTAAGTTTTTTAATTGTAAACGGGAAAATGTAGCATTGATCAGTAATTTTTCTACGGGACTTAATATTCTGCTTGAAGGATTAAATACAAAGAAAAAGGTGTTACTTCTAGAGAATGACTACCCTTCTCTTAATTGGAGTTTTGAGAAAAGAGGATTTGATGTAGCCTATATTTCAATGACGGCTGATTTGGAAGAACGAATTAAAGAAAAAATAGGTAGTCAAAATATAGATGTACTTGCTTTGAGCTTGGTACAGTGGCTAAACGGATTTGCAATTGATTTAGATTTTTTGAAAAATTTAAAAAAGCAAAATCCTAATTTAATTATTATGGTTGATGGTACTCAGTTTTGTGGTAGTGCTAGCTTTGATTTTGACAACTCAGGAATTGATGTTTTGGGCGCTAGTGCTTATAAATGGTTACTAGCTGGGTATGGCAATGGCTTTATGCTATTCTCTGATAGAGTAAAAAAAGAGTTTTCCATAAATAATATTGGTTTTAATGCGGCGGATGGAGATTTCAATAAAAAAGATACTATTAGGTTTGCCAAACAATTTGAACCTGGTCATTTATCATCGCTTATTTTTGGAAGTTTGAAATATTCGCTTGATTTTTTCGAAAGAATAGGTATGGATAAGATAACGGAGCATAACCAAAAATTATCGGAGAAAGCTAAAACCGAATTTCAGAAGCTAGGATTGTTATCTCATGAAATTGTAAATCGAAAAAAGCATAGTACTATTTTTAATATTAAAGCAGATGAGGCCACTTTTCAAAAATTAAAAGACAATGATGTTTATTGTGCTCAAAGAGGTGATGGTGTGCGTTTAAGTTTTCATTTATATAATACAGTGGAAGAAATAGAAAGTATTGTAAAAATCTTAAAGACAAAGAGATAA
- a CDS encoding bifunctional nuclease family protein has product MSLVRLKIKGISYSQTQNGAYALILNEVEGDRKLPIVIGAFEAQSIAIALEKEIKPPRPLTHDLFKNFSDRFDIVIKQVIIHKLVDGVFYSSIICERDGIEEIIDARTSDAIALALRFNAPIFTYKTILDKAGIFLKFSSKDKEKKDSDDSIMVDEILQEGETIEIESGASDGYTELTIDELEAELKKAVTNEDYEKAAKLRDEISKRN; this is encoded by the coding sequence ATGAGCTTAGTACGTTTAAAAATTAAAGGCATTTCCTATAGCCAAACACAAAATGGTGCTTACGCACTTATTTTGAACGAAGTTGAGGGAGATAGAAAATTACCAATAGTCATTGGCGCTTTCGAAGCTCAATCTATTGCAATTGCATTAGAAAAAGAAATTAAGCCCCCAAGACCGCTAACACATGACCTTTTCAAAAACTTTTCAGATAGGTTTGATATTGTTATAAAACAGGTTATAATTCACAAATTAGTGGATGGTGTTTTTTATTCAAGCATTATCTGCGAAAGAGACGGTATAGAAGAAATTATAGATGCAAGGACTAGCGATGCTATTGCACTGGCACTGCGCTTTAACGCACCTATATTCACCTATAAAACTATATTAGACAAAGCTGGTATTTTCTTAAAATTCTCATCGAAGGATAAAGAAAAAAAGGATAGTGATGATAGTATTATGGTCGATGAAATTCTACAAGAAGGTGAAACTATAGAAATAGAATCTGGCGCATCAGATGGTTATACCGAACTAACTATAGATGAACTCGAAGCAGAGTTAAAAAAAGCGGTAACGAACGAAGATTACGAAAAGGCCGCCAAATTGAGAGATGAAATCTCAAAACGCAACTAA
- a CDS encoding NupC/NupG family nucleoside CNT transporter yields MKKGKWLLIFALIFTTITFAQDVDVTQTIQDTADTTLVEDVATASVMGMEPNEGFSLNSLGRGILGMAVLLLFAFLFSSNRKAINWKTVGIGLALQLVIAIGVLKIPFVQLVFEQIGRIFVSILEFTRAGSKFLFEGLVVDTGTFGYIFAFQVLPTIIFFSALTSLLYYLGLIQKIVKWLAWALSKTLGISGPESLSIAGNIFLGQTEAPLLIKAYLEKMTKSEILLVMIGGMATLAGAVLAAYIGFLGGEDEILQLVFAKHLLAASVMAAPGAIVISKMLYPQTEEVNSDVHVSSEKIGANVLDAISNGTTEGLRLAVNVGAMLLVFVAIIAMVNGILEWTGDLTHLNSWIADNTSYSKFSLEAILGTIFAPLMWLIGVANEDIMLMGQLLGIKLVASEFVGYIQLAELKDLATLPHLQYNKSVIMATYMLCGFANFASIGIQIGGIGSLAPGQRKTLSEFGMKAVLGGSLASLLSATIAGMILG; encoded by the coding sequence ATGAAAAAGGGCAAATGGTTGCTAATTTTCGCACTAATATTCACCACAATTACATTTGCTCAAGACGTAGACGTAACTCAAACCATACAAGACACTGCCGACACTACTTTAGTTGAAGATGTCGCTACTGCTAGTGTTATGGGTATGGAACCAAATGAAGGCTTTTCCCTTAATAGTCTTGGTAGAGGTATTCTTGGAATGGCTGTCTTATTACTTTTTGCGTTTTTATTCAGTTCTAATAGAAAAGCTATTAACTGGAAAACTGTTGGTATTGGGCTTGCATTACAGTTGGTAATTGCTATTGGCGTGCTTAAGATTCCATTTGTACAATTGGTTTTTGAACAAATTGGAAGAATCTTTGTTAGCATTTTAGAGTTTACCCGCGCAGGTAGTAAATTTCTTTTTGAAGGTCTTGTAGTAGACACGGGTACTTTCGGGTACATATTTGCTTTTCAGGTACTACCAACAATTATATTTTTCTCTGCTCTAACGTCCTTATTATACTATTTAGGATTGATACAAAAAATAGTAAAGTGGCTTGCTTGGGCACTTTCTAAAACCTTGGGTATTTCAGGACCTGAGAGTCTTTCTATTGCCGGAAATATATTTCTTGGACAAACTGAAGCTCCTTTATTAATAAAAGCTTATTTAGAAAAAATGACCAAATCAGAGATTCTATTGGTCATGATTGGCGGTATGGCAACTCTTGCGGGTGCAGTTTTAGCTGCTTATATCGGATTTTTAGGCGGTGAAGACGAAATACTTCAATTAGTTTTCGCTAAGCATTTATTAGCCGCTTCAGTAATGGCGGCTCCAGGGGCAATTGTAATATCTAAAATGTTATACCCACAAACTGAAGAGGTAAATAGCGATGTCCATGTATCTTCTGAAAAAATTGGAGCCAATGTATTGGATGCCATATCAAATGGAACTACTGAAGGTTTAAGACTCGCAGTTAATGTTGGTGCCATGCTTTTAGTTTTTGTGGCTATAATTGCAATGGTTAATGGAATTTTAGAATGGACAGGAGATTTAACACATCTTAATTCATGGATTGCGGACAACACATCCTATTCAAAATTTTCCCTTGAAGCAATTTTAGGTACAATTTTCGCCCCTTTAATGTGGCTCATAGGCGTTGCCAATGAAGATATTATGTTAATGGGACAATTACTAGGTATAAAATTAGTGGCCAGCGAATTTGTAGGTTATATTCAATTAGCAGAACTAAAAGACCTAGCCACCCTACCTCATTTACAGTATAATAAATCTGTAATCATGGCTACTTATATGCTTTGTGGTTTTGCAAACTTCGCCTCTATAGGTATACAAATAGGTGGCATAGGGTCGCTCGCTCCTGGACAAAGAAAGACTTTATCTGAATTCGGAATGAAAGCTGTTCTTGGTGGTTCTTTAGCATCATTACTTTCTGCAACTATTGCAGGTATGATTTTAGGATAA
- the egtD gene encoding L-histidine N(alpha)-methyltransferase, translated as MQDTKIASVFTSEFEKEVYFGLTDSPKHLSSKYFYDKIGDQLFQKIMAMPTYYLTDCEYEILENNKEEIRELFIGSGPFDLIELGAGDGKKTKILLKEFSDKNIDFTYVPIDISDNALKQLHSSIKKELPDVNVHPFQGTYFEALKEINNRKNRKIILFLGSNIGNLVHKQAVDFMNKIQKLMQPDDLLFMGFDQKKNPKTILDAYNDQEGVTAAFNKNVLARINTELNANFDLNQFLHWEVYNPETGTAKSYLVSKIQQTVKIENLKLRVDFKQWETIHTEISQKYDDEIINWLAKEAGLEMTTEYESKRLQYKNCVFKKY; from the coding sequence ATGCAAGACACTAAAATAGCATCGGTTTTTACATCTGAATTTGAAAAAGAGGTTTATTTTGGCTTAACCGACTCTCCTAAACATCTCTCTTCAAAATATTTCTACGACAAAATAGGTGATCAACTTTTTCAAAAAATTATGGCAATGCCCACCTATTATCTTACCGATTGCGAGTATGAAATTCTAGAAAATAACAAAGAAGAAATTAGAGAACTGTTCATAGGTTCTGGCCCTTTTGACCTCATTGAACTTGGCGCAGGCGATGGTAAAAAAACTAAAATTCTTTTAAAGGAATTCAGTGATAAAAATATAGACTTCACCTATGTACCGATTGATATTAGTGACAATGCATTGAAACAGCTTCATAGTTCGATAAAAAAAGAATTGCCAGACGTTAACGTTCATCCTTTCCAAGGCACTTACTTTGAAGCACTTAAAGAAATAAACAACCGTAAGAATAGGAAAATAATCTTATTCTTAGGATCTAATATTGGTAATCTAGTTCATAAACAAGCTGTCGACTTTATGAACAAAATTCAAAAACTAATGCAGCCTGACGACTTGCTTTTTATGGGATTTGACCAAAAGAAAAATCCAAAGACTATTTTAGATGCCTATAACGATCAAGAAGGTGTCACTGCCGCATTCAACAAAAATGTACTTGCAAGAATAAATACAGAACTAAATGCAAATTTTGACTTGAATCAATTTTTACATTGGGAAGTGTATAATCCAGAAACAGGGACTGCAAAGAGTTATTTAGTATCAAAAATTCAACAAACCGTAAAAATTGAAAATTTAAAACTACGGGTTGACTTTAAACAATGGGAAACCATACATACAGAAATTTCACAGAAATACGATGACGAAATTATTAATTGGTTAGCCAAAGAAGCAGGTTTAGAAATGACGACCGAATACGAATCTAAAAGATTACAGTACAAAAACTGTGTATTTAAAAAGTACTAA
- a CDS encoding dihydrofolate reductase, with product MIAAAAENNALGKDNDLLWHLPDDFKRFKKLTSGHKIIMGRKTYESFPKPLPNRTHIIITRDKNYTVNHDECIVVHSIDESIALVDNEIAFIIGGGEIYKLAERKSDKIELTRVHGTFEDADTFFPEIDENYWMLTKQEFHPTDDKHKLSFTYLTYEKKETVLKNL from the coding sequence ATGATTGCTGCCGCGGCAGAAAACAATGCTTTAGGAAAAGACAACGATTTGCTTTGGCATTTGCCAGATGATTTTAAAAGATTTAAGAAATTAACGTCTGGACATAAAATAATAATGGGTAGAAAAACATATGAAAGTTTCCCAAAGCCATTACCGAACAGAACTCACATTATCATTACCAGAGACAAAAACTACACTGTAAATCATGATGAATGCATAGTTGTACATTCTATTGATGAGTCTATAGCTTTAGTTGACAATGAAATTGCATTTATTATCGGCGGTGGAGAAATCTACAAATTGGCCGAAAGAAAATCGGACAAAATTGAACTTACCAGAGTGCATGGAACTTTTGAAGATGCCGATACTTTTTTCCCGGAAATAGATGAGAATTATTGGATGCTAACCAAACAAGAATTTCACCCAACTGACGATAAACATAAATTATCTTTCACCTATCTAACCTACGAAAAAAAAGAAACCGTTCTTAAAAATCTTTAA
- a CDS encoding isoamylase early set domain-containing protein encodes MAIAKQYLKTKPVCKVTFTVPAEDAKKVAVIGDFNNWSPKASTLKKLKNGTFKGTFDLPKENAYEFKYLVDGEYVNEVEADRYQWNEYAGSENAVLEL; translated from the coding sequence ATGGCAATTGCAAAACAATATCTAAAAACAAAACCAGTATGTAAGGTAACTTTTACAGTACCTGCAGAAGACGCAAAGAAAGTAGCGGTAATTGGAGATTTCAATAATTGGAGTCCTAAAGCTAGTACTTTAAAGAAATTAAAGAACGGAACCTTTAAAGGTACGTTTGATCTTCCTAAGGAAAATGCTTATGAGTTTAAGTATTTGGTTGATGGTGAATATGTGAATGAAGTAGAGGCTGATCGTTACCAGTGGAATGAATATGCAGGGTCAGAAAATGCGGTTTTAGAATTGTAG
- a CDS encoding thymidylate synthase, which yields MKQYHDLLNHVLIEGNQKGDRTGTGTKSVFGYQMRFDLSEGFPMVTTKKLHLKSIVYELLWFLKGDTNIKYLQDNGVRIWNEWADENGDLGPVYGHQWRNWNDDEIDQIKEVVHSLKTNPNSRRMLVSAWNPSVLPDTSKSFSENVANNKAALPPCHAFFQFYVADGKLSCQLYQRSADIFLGVPFNIASYALFTMMMAQVCGFEAGDFIHTFGDAHIYNNHMEQVELQLSREPRALPKMKINPEVKDIFDFKFEDFSLEDYNPHPHIKGKVAI from the coding sequence ATGAAACAATACCACGACTTACTTAATCATGTATTAATAGAAGGAAACCAAAAGGGTGACCGCACAGGAACCGGAACTAAAAGTGTTTTTGGGTATCAAATGCGTTTTGACCTAAGTGAAGGTTTCCCAATGGTGACCACTAAAAAATTACATTTAAAATCTATAGTTTACGAGCTACTTTGGTTTTTAAAAGGTGATACTAATATTAAGTATTTACAAGATAACGGTGTTCGAATTTGGAACGAATGGGCTGATGAAAACGGAGATCTTGGTCCGGTTTATGGCCATCAATGGCGTAATTGGAACGATGATGAAATTGACCAAATAAAAGAAGTTGTCCATTCTTTAAAAACGAATCCCAATAGTAGAAGAATGCTAGTATCCGCATGGAACCCTAGTGTACTACCAGACACATCCAAATCATTTTCAGAGAATGTAGCTAACAACAAAGCAGCTTTACCGCCTTGCCATGCGTTCTTTCAGTTTTATGTTGCCGATGGCAAATTATCTTGCCAATTATACCAACGTAGCGCAGATATTTTCCTAGGCGTTCCTTTTAACATAGCATCTTACGCATTATTTACCATGATGATGGCGCAAGTTTGTGGTTTTGAAGCTGGCGACTTTATTCACACTTTTGGTGATGCCCATATATACAACAACCATATGGAGCAGGTAGAACTGCAATTAAGTAGAGAACCTAGAGCATTGCCAAAAATGAAAATAAATCCTGAGGTGAAAGATATTTTTGATTTTAAGTTCGAAGATTTTTCATTAGAAGATTACAATCCGCATCCTCATATAAAGGGGAAAGTAGCTATATAG